Genomic segment of Ruegeria sp. TM1040:
GTCTCGGATGCCGGCGCAAACGCCGCCGAATAGGCTGTGGCGTTGGTGATCAGGCCGGACAGGTTCTGGCCGGTGCCGTCACCGTTCAAAAGCTGGTTTTCTTCCGCCAGCGCCAGGCCGAACAGCAGGCGCTGGTCGATCATCGAGCGCAGGGCGGAAACATCATCCAGCGCCTGGCGCGATGCCTTCATCCAGTGCGCGATCACCTTGGCAGTGGTGGTTTTCACGTCCAGCTTGATATCTGAGGACGGCTTTGCAGCGCCTTCGGCCACCGGAGCCGCGTTGTTGTTGAAACCGGTCTCCTGCACGTACTCGATGGTGTTGCCATCCATGCGGCCCTGCGCCAGCAGATCGCGGATGGTCAGGCGGCGCTGCGGCAAGCCCTGGATGCCCGGCAGGCGGGTCGGGGCTACACCATCGCCAACGGCGCCATCTGTGTCAGTGGTCGCCAGGGTCAGGGTCGCCTTGGTTTCCAGCTTCGCCTTGCTGTGACGGTCAAAGCCGCCGTCCTTGAACGACTTGAAGCCCTCGCTCTCAACGAAGCGCTGTCCCAGCGACTTTTCGCCGTCGCTACCTTCGCCGCCCGCGCCGCGCGCCAGCTTTTGCTCCAGCGCGTCCAGAGACGCTTTGAAGCCGTTCATTTCGGTCAGGGCCTCGTCGGCCTTTTCCTTCAGGTCGTTCGCCAACTTTTCGCCGCTCTGAGCTTTGCCCAGGGCTTCCTCGGCAATGGCCTTGACGGCATCAACGCTCTTGGCGTGGTCGGCTTTGATTTCGGCAGCGAGTTCCGCCACCGACCTGGTGTTTTCTTCAGCCATGATAGGCTCCTATGTCAGGTGGGTTTATGCCCGCAGTGCTTCAAGCAATGCACGGGCTTCAGTTGCCGCTGCCGGTTCCCCCGGCCCTTTCAGGTGGATGCGTGCGGCACGCTCCGCCTGTGAGTTCGAAAGCCCCAAGCTCCCCTTGAGCAGCGTTTCAAACTCTCGCTCAGTGAGCCGATCCCCGGCTTTGAGCTTTTCCGTGATTTCGTGAGCGGCCTTGGCCGCCTTCACGCTGGTGATCGTCGCGCTCTCGTTGGCTCCGATAGAGACAATCGAGACCTCGAACAGATCCAGCTTTTCGAGATACCAGACGCCATTGTCATCATCGACCCGGAAGCCGCCCGGGGTGATCCGGTAGCCGATGGACAGGCCGTCGATATCGCCCGCCTTGAGCAGAGCAGCCGCCTCGCGGCCACGCTGGACGCCCATATTCAAGCGCCCGCGGATCAGCAGGCCGGTTTCATCTTCCTCGGCCTCCAGCAACTTACCGATGGGCTGCGAGGGGTCATGCTGCCATAACAGCTTGGGCATGGTGCCTTTGGCCTTGTGCTCTGCCAGGCTGTCAGCGAAAGCCCCCGCCACCACCACATCGCCATAGCTGTCAGGCTCGCCGCCGAAAGTGCTGCCGTAGCCCTCGAATTCGCCGGTTTCCTCGTCCAGTGCCTTGATCGAAAGGATCGGAGCCGCCGCCTTATGCATCATCGTCATTTCCAGCCTCCAATTGCTTGCCTACCTCGGTGATCGGCACGTTCTGCATCTGCATTCGCGGCACCTCGCCGCCCGCCACCGGGGGCTTGTTCTCCAGCGCGCGCACCTCATTGATGGTCAGCCAGCCGTTCTGCAGGCCAGACTGGTAGAAATCGGCGCGCGACTTGCTGTCTCCGCGAAGCAGCCCTTCCAGGTTGAATTCGATCATCAGCCCGCGCGCCCGTTCAGCAGGGGTCAGGAGCTGTTTCATCAGCGCCTGCTCAATCCGCTTGATGCGGCGGCGAAGGGTGAACTTCTGAAACGCAAGGGTTTGCTGCTCCAAGCCAGTTCCCCAACTCGTGCTTTTCTCTGTGTGCCCAACCATATGCGGCGGCACGCCGAAAAACCGGCAGATTTCCTCCACCGAGAAGCGTCGGCTTTCCAGCATTTGCGCATCATCGGGGTTGATCGTGAATGGCACCCAATTGGTGCCACCCTCCAGAACAATTGGGCGCCCGGAGTTCTGCGCCCCCACCATGTCGTCAACCAAAGTGGATTTGGCCCGGGCCCGCTGCTCATCAGTCAGCCAATTGTCAAATTTCAACGCGCCAGAGGGGCGCATCCCGTTCTTGAACGTCTCACCCGCTGCTCGGTCAACCGCACGTGCCAAGCCGAAAGCATTGCGAGCGAATTGTAGGGTAGACATGCCGCCAAGCGGCGAACCTCCAAAACCGCGAACGTGCAGCACAGCGCCGTCAAGCTCCCGATGGGTTTTGCCATCTTCCGACCAACGATATTCGATTTCACCGGTCGGCAGACGGCGAACCCTCATCAGATCTGGCGCGACAGGCACTAGGCCGACGATCTTGCCATTTTCCCGCAAGATATGCGCGTAGGCGTTGCCCCACAGCTCCAGAGACGCCGCCATAAATTCCCAGAAGTCCAGCGCTGTCTGATCATAGTTCGGGCTGTCATGCAGCAGTCGGTAAACGACGTGCGAGCGGTCAACGGTGCGCGTTTGGCCGTTCCGGCGATACACCATCAACGGAAGCGAGCCGATTGTTCCCGCAATCAAGTTGGTGCAGGCCCAAACCGTCGAAATTCCGAGCGCGCTATGCCCGGTGACGATCTCCCCCGCATCACTGGCACGATGAAGTCCCATCTGGTGAGCATCAGTCAGCCCAAAGCGGCGAATGATCATGGATTTCAAGCGATCTCGCAGACCCATTTAGCCGCCCCCAAGTGAAGCAAAATAGTCGTCCAATCCGGACTTCGTTTTCATCGCCGCGGTGGCTGACCCTACGGCCATCGCTAGGGTGACAACCCCATCGATCCGGCCCCGCGAACGTGATTTGTCGAACATCCGGTTGCCGAAACCATCCTCGCGGATGATCGCGTTGCGCGCGCAGATGCTGGTGAGCTTGTTGCGATCGATCTTGACCGTGCCTTTCAGCATGTGGTCCTCAAGCTGTGTGATCGAAGTCGGCATACAGAGGAACTTTCCGTCGAAGCTGACGTTCGTGCCTTGCTTATGCCTGACAATTTTCAGGCCGCTGCCCGGCTTGTCGTCGCCTTCTTCGATCCAATACGCGAAACCCGCCTTATCGAAGGCCTCGCAGAGCTTTTCCATGTGGGCGCTGTCGATAGCCATCTGCACCACTGAGTGGCGTCCACAAAAGTCGATAATCTTCGCCGCAATGAACGTGTAGTCGATTACGCGCCCCGGCGTGACTTCTATCAGGTCCGCCGCTTCCAACTCGCGATAAGGGATCGCATCTGCCGTTGATCGCTCTTCGATCTCAAATTCACGAGTCCAATACCATGATTTGACATCGATCCTTTCGCCCTCCCACGCCACCGCGAGCGCGGTGAGGTCGTTCTTCTCGGAGAGGTCGAGCGCCAAATGCGCCCGGCGGCCGATCATCTTCGCATCATCGACCTTGCCCTGCACTTCCTTCCATGCCTGCTCAGAGGTCCAGAACCCTGCAGAGCCTACCGGGATTCCGAAATACAGGCGCTTTGTGGTCAGCTGCGTGCTGATCTGCTGTTTCGCCGTCACTACCAGCTTGCGCACGTTGTCCACCGGATAGGTGATGCCCAGGGCGGGCAACGCCTTAACCCAGCAGCTTTCGTCTTCCAGCGGGTCGTCGCCCTCGTCCACCCGCGCGATATATGCAAACACGCTGTCGTCAGTGAAGTCGCCGGTCACCACCTTCTGGCAAAACTCGCTGTAGTCCGTCCCCACCTGCTGGTCTGCGCTTGGGGTGTTCGTTCCAAGCATCAGTATGCTGTCACCGTGTTTCTTGGTGACTGCGGCCCGCCACATCTCAATCGCCTTGCCGCTTTTCATCTCGTGGATCTCATCGCCAGCCACAAGGATCGGCTTTGGCCCCGAAACGCTGTCATTGTTCGCGATGGGCCGCATGAATGATCCGCTGTCGGGATGCTCGACGCTGTAGGCAAGGTCGCCGGTGCCG
This window contains:
- a CDS encoding HK97 family phage prohead protease, encoding MTMMHKAAAPILSIKALDEETGEFEGYGSTFGGEPDSYGDVVVAGAFADSLAEHKAKGTMPKLLWQHDPSQPIGKLLEAEEDETGLLIRGRLNMGVQRGREAAALLKAGDIDGLSIGYRITPGGFRVDDDNGVWYLEKLDLFEVSIVSIGANESATITSVKAAKAAHEITEKLKAGDRLTEREFETLLKGSLGLSNSQAERAARIHLKGPGEPAAATEARALLEALRA
- a CDS encoding terminase large subunit, producing MSSSERIDQTTRYARDVVSGKIVAGAFVRAQCQRHLDDLKHGPARGLQWDIEQAERAIRFFPAMLSITEGAKEGEPFKLLPWHLFVVGSIFGWRTAEGFIRFRFVWLETGKGQAKSPLMAAVGIYLSGFYGRKRAEVYCIGETKDTARVMFRDAVAMLRAPIPGKGGMTLEDAAFVIRGTGDLAYSVEHPDSGSFMRPIANNDSVSGPKPILVAGDEIHEMKSGKAIEMWRAAVTKKHGDSILMLGTNTPSADQQVGTDYSEFCQKVVTGDFTDDSVFAYIARVDEGDDPLEDESCWVKALPALGITYPVDNVRKLVVTAKQQISTQLTTKRLYFGIPVGSAGFWTSEQAWKEVQGKVDDAKMIGRRAHLALDLSEKNDLTALAVAWEGERIDVKSWYWTREFEIEERSTADAIPYRELEAADLIEVTPGRVIDYTFIAAKIIDFCGRHSVVQMAIDSAHMEKLCEAFDKAGFAYWIEEGDDKPGSGLKIVRHKQGTNVSFDGKFLCMPTSITQLEDHMLKGTVKIDRNKLTSICARNAIIREDGFGNRMFDKSRSRGRIDGVVTLAMAVGSATAAMKTKSGLDDYFASLGGG
- a CDS encoding phage major capsid protein — encoded protein: MAEENTRSVAELAAEIKADHAKSVDAVKAIAEEALGKAQSGEKLANDLKEKADEALTEMNGFKASLDALEQKLARGAGGEGSDGEKSLGQRFVESEGFKSFKDGGFDRHSKAKLETKATLTLATTDTDGAVGDGVAPTRLPGIQGLPQRRLTIRDLLAQGRMDGNTIEYVQETGFNNNAAPVAEGAAKPSSDIKLDVKTTTAKVIAHWMKASRQALDDVSALRSMIDQRLLFGLALAEENQLLNGDGTGQNLSGLITNATAYSAAFAPASETAIDKMRLAMLQAALAEYPATGHVMHPTDWARIELTKDGNANYIIGKPQGTIAPTLWGLPVVATQAITVDKFLTGAFNMGAQIFDRWDATVETGYENDDFTKNLVTILAEERLALAIFRPEAFIYGDLGYVA
- a CDS encoding phage portal protein, with amino-acid sequence MIIRRFGLTDAHQMGLHRASDAGEIVTGHSALGISTVWACTNLIAGTIGSLPLMVYRRNGQTRTVDRSHVVYRLLHDSPNYDQTALDFWEFMAASLELWGNAYAHILRENGKIVGLVPVAPDLMRVRRLPTGEIEYRWSEDGKTHRELDGAVLHVRGFGGSPLGGMSTLQFARNAFGLARAVDRAAGETFKNGMRPSGALKFDNWLTDEQRARAKSTLVDDMVGAQNSGRPIVLEGGTNWVPFTINPDDAQMLESRRFSVEEICRFFGVPPHMVGHTEKSTSWGTGLEQQTLAFQKFTLRRRIKRIEQALMKQLLTPAERARGLMIEFNLEGLLRGDSKSRADFYQSGLQNGWLTINEVRALENKPPVAGGEVPRMQMQNVPITEVGKQLEAGNDDDA